The Linepithema humile isolate Giens D197 chromosome 2, Lhum_UNIL_v1.0, whole genome shotgun sequence genome has a segment encoding these proteins:
- the LOC105679956 gene encoding DNA-directed RNA polymerase II subunit RPB11-like isoform X1, protein MNAPPTFESFLLYDGEKKIIKEQDTKVPNATIFTVNKEDHTLGNMIRNYCFLFYSQLLKDPQVLFAGYKVPHPLEHKFVIRIQTTSDYTPQEAFMHAITDLIAELSLFEERFKEAIKEKKEGLD, encoded by the exons ATGAACGCACCACCAACCTTTGAATCCTTCTTATTATACGatggagaaaaaaa aataataaaagaacaGGACACCAAGGTACCAAATGCTACTATCTTTACAGTTAACAAAGAGGATCACACTCTGGGAAACATGATCCGCAA TTATTGCTTTCTATTCTACAGCCAATTACTGAAGGATCCTCAAGTATTATTTGCTGGTTACAAAGTCCCTCATCCACTGGAACATAAGTTTGTTATTAGGATACAGACAACGTCAGATTATACTCCTCAGGAAGCTTTTATGCATGCTATTACTGATTTGATTGCAGAGCTGTCATTGTTTGAAGAACGTTTTAAG GAGGcgattaaagagaaaaaggaaggTTTAGATTAA
- the LOC105679956 gene encoding DNA-directed RNA polymerase II subunit RPB11-like isoform X2: MNAPPTFESFLLYDGEKKIIKEQDTKVPNATIFTVNKEDHTLGNMIRNQLLKDPQVLFAGYKVPHPLEHKFVIRIQTTSDYTPQEAFMHAITDLIAELSLFEERFKEAIKEKKEGLD, from the exons ATGAACGCACCACCAACCTTTGAATCCTTCTTATTATACGatggagaaaaaaa aataataaaagaacaGGACACCAAGGTACCAAATGCTACTATCTTTACAGTTAACAAAGAGGATCACACTCTGGGAAACATGATCCGCAA CCAATTACTGAAGGATCCTCAAGTATTATTTGCTGGTTACAAAGTCCCTCATCCACTGGAACATAAGTTTGTTATTAGGATACAGACAACGTCAGATTATACTCCTCAGGAAGCTTTTATGCATGCTATTACTGATTTGATTGCAGAGCTGTCATTGTTTGAAGAACGTTTTAAG GAGGcgattaaagagaaaaaggaaggTTTAGATTAA